A single region of the Triticum dicoccoides isolate Atlit2015 ecotype Zavitan chromosome 2B, WEW_v2.0, whole genome shotgun sequence genome encodes:
- the LOC119360846 gene encoding pathogenesis-related protein PRMS-like produces MTMSPSICVAILLLALVSPALASASINDNNGVPVAAPRVPVAFQFLQGHNDARREVGVAPLEWNWTLGQDAKRYAAQLGARCKLEPPKYIPLIYARNSYWGSGKQDGAAATGSWVYQRRWYDHGANACAPGKECGSYKLVVRNTTRELGCACRTCLGSNDTMAVCSYSPGGNYADPPY; encoded by the coding sequence ATGACCATGTCTCCTTCCATCTGCGTCGCCATCCTGTTGCTTGCACTGGTCTCACCGGCACTGGCATCAGCCAGCATTAACGACAACAATGGCGTCCCCGTCGCGGCACCTAGAGTGCCCGTGGCGTTCCAGTTCTTGCAGGGGCACAACGACGCACGCCGCGAGGTCGGCGTGGCACCCCTGGAGTGGAACTGGACGCTGGGGCAGGACGCCAAGCGGTACGCGGCCCAGCTCGGCGCCCGCTGCAAGCTGGAGCCGCCAAAGTACATCCCGCTGATCTACGCGCGGAACAGCTACTGGGGCAGCGGGAAACAAGACGGCGCCGCGGCCACCGGCTCGTGGGTGTACCAGCGGCGGTGGTACGACCACGGCGCCAACGCGTGCGCGCCCGGCAAGGAATGCGGGTCCTACAAGTTGGTGGTGCGGAACACCACGCGAGAGCTCGGCTGCGCCTGCCGCACCTGCCTCGGCAGCAACGACACCATGGCTGTTTGCAGCTACTCCCCTGGCGGCAACTACGCCGACCCGCCATACTGA